The genomic segment GCTGGTCATTGGCGGGCGGTCGATGGGGGGACGGGCCGCGTCGATGCTGGCTGCGGAGGGATTCGCGTGCGACGGGCTTCTCCTTCTCGCCTATCCGCTGCACCCCGACAAGCAACCCGAAAAGCTTCGCGACGCCCACCTGCCGTCCATCCACGCACCCGTGCTCTGCTTCAACGGCACTCGCGACGCGCTGTGCAGGCGCGACCTGATGGAGGCGACGCTGCAGCGCGTGGGCCCCAACTGGACGATGCACTGGCTGGAAGGCGCCGACCACTCGTTCCACGTGCTGAAGTCGTCCGGCCGCACCGACGAGCAGGTGGTGGACGAGGTGGCCGACACCACGCGCGGCTGGCTCGCGGGCTTACGCTGATGGGCCACCTGACCCATGCGGCACGCGGCGATGGGCAGTATCCGTTGTGGTACGTCCTGAACCTGGAGAGCTTTCGTTGAATCCGTCCGCAGCCGCACCGACCGATCCGCCGCAGACGGCCGCCGCGCCGCCCGCCAGCACCGCCGCGCCCGCCGCCATCGCCGCGCCGGGGCGGCGCTACGACCGCTCCATCATCGAGGGCCCGCTGGCGCCCGCCGTGTGGAAGCTGGCGTGGCCCACCATGCTGACGAACATCTTCGGCGGGCTGCAGGGCATCATCGACCACGTGATGGTGGGCCACTACGTGGGCTTCACCGCCAACGCCGGCATCGGGGTGGCCACGCAGATCTGGATCGTCATCGTGGTCTTCATCATGTCGGTGTTCACGGGAATGAGCGTGCTGGTGGCGCGCTTCGTGGGCGCGGGCGACGAGGAGATGGCGGACCGCACGGTCTACCAGGCGTTCCTGACCGCCCTCGGCATCTCGCTGCTGGTGCTGGCGCCCGTGGGATGGTTTGCGGCGCCGGCACTGCTGACCCTGGTGAACGCCACCGCCGCCGTGCAGGCCGAGGCGCTGCCCTACCTGCGCATCTCCATGGTGTTCAGCAGCGGAATGCTGATCTTCTTCCTCACCAGCGGCGCCCTGCGCTCCGCGGGCGACGCGCGGACGCCCATGGTGCTGGGCATCGCCATGACGCTGATGAACATTGCCCTGAACGTGGTGTTCATCACCGGCGTGGGCCCCATTCCCGCCTACGGCACGGCCGGCGCGGCCATGGGAACGGTCATCGCGGCCGGGCTGCTGGGCGTGTACTCGCTCTTCAAGCTGTGGCACGGCGGATGGGTGGTCTCGTTCCCCAAGGGCCGGGGATACGCGCCCGACTGGGGCATCATCAAGTCGCTCTTCCGCTTCGGCCTGCCGGCCGGGATCCAGGGGATCGCCATGAACGTGGGCGGGCTGCTGCTGCTGGCGTTCATCGGCTCGCTGGCGCAGAGCGCGGCGGCGCAGGCGGCGTACGCGGTGTCGTACGGGCAGCTCTTTTCGCTGGTCACCTGGACGTCGGTGGGGCTGATGGGCGCCGCCGCCGCCGTCGCCGGGCAGAACCTGGGCGCCGGCCAGCCGGACCGCGCCAACGAGGCGGTGCACGTGGCCGCGCGCATCGCCATGGCGGGCGCCGGCTTCCTGGGGCTGTTCTTCTTCTTCCTTCCCCGCACGCTGCTGGGCGTGTTCGGCATGGACGAGCCTGGGGTGGTGGACCTCGGCGTGCAGCTGCTGCGCATCCTGAGCGTTTCGGGGCTGATGATCGCCGTGGCGCTCACCTACACCGGCGGGCTGCAGGGCACGGGCGACACCAAGGGGCCGCTCTACATTTCCATCGTCTCGCAGGTGATGGTACCGCTGGGTATCTGCGCCGTCGTGGAGCGCGTGGCCACGCTGGACCCGCTGGACATCTGGCTGGCGATCCTTGCGGGGCATACGACGCGCTGCGCGCTCAGCGTCCTCCGCTTCCGGCAGGGGAAGTGGCGGAACATCGCGGTGGACGTCCGGCGGTAGGGGCGAAGGAGATGCGAAGATGCGCGCTCGCGGTGGCGGCCCTGGTGCTTGGCGCCGAGTCCGGGACTGCGCAGACACTGCCGGACACCGCGGGCCTGGTGAGCACGGTGGGAGCCCTGCTGGCGGACTCGATCGTCCCCGCGATCGGGCGGCGGAACCGGCTGGACGTGCTCCCGCCGGCGTCCGCGTTCGACTCCGCCGTAGCCACGCTGCTGCGGACCGTGCCCGAGGCCAGCCTGCCGGAGCGCCCCGGCTACCGCAGCTGGATCGGCACACGCGGCGTCGCGATGCGGGCCGACACCGCGGTCGTGCTGGTGGAAGTCGGCACGAGCTGGCCCCCACGGCCAGACGAGGCGATGACGGCGTACCACGACAAGCACAACCTGTTCTTCGTCCGCGGGCCCGGCGGCTGGCGCTGCGTCCGCCGCGAGTTCGTCAGCCACTCCGACATCGGCCTCGTGCGCGGGTAGAGCCCTTCCGCCGCGCCGCCAACGAGAACCGCCCCGGGCACCGTGCCCGGGGCGGTTCTCGTTGTCCATCGACCATACTGCCAGGCTCACCGCGCGCGGGCCAGGTCGCGAACGGCGCCCGCCACTGTGCGCGTGCGCACCGTAGCGCGTCGGACCGGGGGCGTTCGCCACGAACTTCCGGAAACATTTGACAGCGCACCGATCGAGACATACCTTGATCGCTGTGAGCGTCACCTCTGAACTGTGCGGCTCGTCGCGGAGCCGTCCCCCCATCGCCTCTGCTACGCAATCCCTGGCGCACCCCTCACAATGTTTGGAGCATTACATGAGCCGTATGAAGGTCGGTTTTGGTTGGAGGCGGTACATGCTTGCACTCGTATGGATGCTTGCGGCGAGTGCATGTACCGACGGGGCGCCCTCACCAACGGCAACGATTTCCGGTGCCGGTGCGGCGGCAAACCTCAATCGAAATAGCAGCCCGTACGGCTGCTTCGTCAGCAAGGCCGTGGAGGGGCTGCCCTATGCCTATGCGTACTCTCAGCTACCAGTGGATTTCCCACGCGCTGCGCTGGCTGCGGACGGTGGAACCCTGAAGTACCAGTTTCGACTGGAAGAACCGGGCAAAAGTCCTGTGCTGCTCGCCAACTGCGTGATCCCTCGGACAAGGCTCGCTGTCCGGATCCTCGAGGCGCAGCTCCGCGTTCCCACGGATGCGCGATACCAGTACTCTCACCGCACCAAGGGCGACATCACCATCATGGAAGAAGGTGATTGCGCCTCGAAGGTGGGCGATATCTACGATGAGAACAAGACCTGCTTTACGCTTGAGACCATCGTGGCTGTCGGGCGCCCGCCAACCGGGGCAGGCACCGGTAGTCCGCCGGACGCCACCACCGGCCCCATCGTGTCGACGGAACCGACCGAAAGTGCTGGTGGGGGTACGGGCGGCCAAGCGCCGTGCTGGAACTGCTCCTATGGCGATCCCATGCTCGTCTGCACGGCGCAGGTCCGCAGAGGTGAGACGGTCACTTGCTCGTCGAACATCACCGACGAGCTTACTACACGGGTGATCCGGTGGCGGTGGGCGGATACGAGCCACCTTTCCTTCGAGGAGACCAACGCGGAGATGGTCTGGTCTGGAATGGCCGTCCATGGCGGAACGGTCACTCTCACGATAGAAGACTCGCACGGCGTGCGGGACTTGATGTCGAGCTTCGAAGTGACGAACCGGGGCTGGCGGTGGGACAATACCAAATGGAGCTTCGTTCAAGGGGGTGCACAGGTGTGCGAAAGCATGCCGGCCGCGGTACCAAGTTTCGTGCTGGGGTGGAACAGGTCCCGTAGCTCGTGCGCGGGAGTGCGCGTCGACCCGGATCCGCGGCAGGACGTGACAAATGGGTATACCATCGCCCAGGTACCCTCGGGTCCGAACAACGGCGTCTGGTATGTGACATCGGCGAGCTACCGAATGGACCGTGGGTCCAACATCAATCCGAATGCGTTGCCAGGCGGCGCACGCTTCCTCGTGTCGGATCCGGCGCAGGCACAGGAATGCCGGAACGGGGGAATGACCGGAACACAGATCTCCGCGAACTTTTATGAGTTCAACAAGTACTGCAAGGGCGTCGCCATGGATGCTTTCCTGAGTGCCGCGTGGGCGCATGAGGGGTTTGGAACCACGGGAGCAAACGGCCACGAATCCGTTGCGCGAGCGGCTGCTGCAACATTGCAGTACGATCCGTACGCCGCAATCGAACCTCTAGTCGCGGGTGAAGAGGCGCACCTGCGCGCGGGAGTGTTGAACCGAGCCTTCGAGCGAGGCGCAGAGCTTTCGAACTACTCGGCGGCCCATTCCAATGGTGCAAGCGGGAACTGGTCAGGTGTTATCTGGTTGTACGATCCGAACTCCGGATCGTTCGTCTCCGCTACCCACACTATGTGAGGATGGGACCTATGAAAGCCATTGCGATGTACAGGGCAGCCGTTCTGGCGCTGGCAACCGCTGCCGGGGTGCTCGCCTGCGTTCCCGTGAGCGCCCAACCGACGACGGAGGTAATCCGGACGCCCTCAGGATGGACGATCTCGCGCCCCGGGTCCACGCCCGGATCTTTCATGCGTATTGACGTCGGCCCGGTTCCGGTTCTCCTCGCGCGTTTTGACCGCGATCACCAAGGCGCGAACATTCCGGTCCTCGTCGTGGGATCGGTGCTCACGCACGCCGACCGGCTCCCGGTTGCCATGATAGATTCCGTGCTCGACGGCCTGCAACGCCTTGCACTGACCTCTCCCAGGCGGGAGGTACGGACGGATGCCGTCGGTCTGCTCGCGTTCGCGGGTCAGCATTGGCCGAAACCGCGCTCCCCGCGGGCCGGCAATCGCCTTGCTGCCATCTACCGCGGCACTTCCGATACCGGCCTCCAGGCGCTACTGGTGGGCATGTCGCTGCCGCATCTGGCGGAGCCCGGGCCCGCGCTGCCAATACTGCGCGACGTGGCGATGCAGGCAGAGTCTCGGC from the Longimicrobium sp. genome contains:
- a CDS encoding alpha/beta family hydrolase codes for the protein MTASPASITWRVEVGADAVTAVYEAAGDARGVFVFAHGAGGRMDDAGMLRLSAAFRARGLSTVRFNFVYREKGSGRPDPMPRLMECVSAVVARVRDEVGPPLLVIGGRSMGGRAASMLAAEGFACDGLLLLAYPLHPDKQPEKLRDAHLPSIHAPVLCFNGTRDALCRRDLMEATLQRVGPNWTMHWLEGADHSFHVLKSSGRTDEQVVDEVADTTRGWLAGLR
- a CDS encoding MATE family efflux transporter produces the protein MNPSAAAPTDPPQTAAAPPASTAAPAAIAAPGRRYDRSIIEGPLAPAVWKLAWPTMLTNIFGGLQGIIDHVMVGHYVGFTANAGIGVATQIWIVIVVFIMSVFTGMSVLVARFVGAGDEEMADRTVYQAFLTALGISLLVLAPVGWFAAPALLTLVNATAAVQAEALPYLRISMVFSSGMLIFFLTSGALRSAGDARTPMVLGIAMTLMNIALNVVFITGVGPIPAYGTAGAAMGTVIAAGLLGVYSLFKLWHGGWVVSFPKGRGYAPDWGIIKSLFRFGLPAGIQGIAMNVGGLLLLAFIGSLAQSAAAQAAYAVSYGQLFSLVTWTSVGLMGAAAAVAGQNLGAGQPDRANEAVHVAARIAMAGAGFLGLFFFFLPRTLLGVFGMDEPGVVDLGVQLLRILSVSGLMIAVALTYTGGLQGTGDTKGPLYISIVSQVMVPLGICAVVERVATLDPLDIWLAILAGHTTRCALSVLRFRQGKWRNIAVDVRR